A portion of the Candidatus Omnitrophota bacterium genome contains these proteins:
- a CDS encoding aminodeoxychorismate/anthranilate synthase component II, whose product MIVLIDNYDSFTYNLVQYFGELGLGVKVFRNDEITPNGIRKLRPSHIVISPGPGRPDDAGISKSVINDFKADLPILGVCLGHQCVGEVFGASIVRAKRLMHGKTSLVYHNKKSIFKNIKSPFQATRYHSLIVKRENLPQCLEIIAQTRQKEIMAVKHRQYPVWGVQFHPESILTTDGKRLLKNFIGM is encoded by the coding sequence ATGATAGTACTCATAGACAATTATGATTCTTTTACCTATAATCTTGTCCAATATTTTGGAGAATTAGGTTTAGGGGTAAAGGTTTTTAGAAATGATGAAATAACGCCTAATGGAATACGCAAGCTTAGGCCCAGCCATATTGTAATATCTCCGGGCCCGGGCAGGCCCGATGATGCCGGAATATCCAAATCGGTAATAAACGATTTTAAAGCCGATCTTCCTATCCTTGGAGTCTGCCTGGGGCATCAATGCGTTGGCGAGGTATTTGGAGCCAGTATTGTCCGGGCGAAGAGGTTAATGCACGGAAAAACTTCGCTTGTATATCATAACAAAAAATCAATATTCAAAAATATAAAGAGCCCGTTCCAGGCTACAAGATACCATTCTCTTATCGTAAAAAGGGAAAACCTGCCGCAATGCCTTGAGATCATTGCCCAGACAAGGCAAAAAGAAATAATGGCCGTTAAACACAGGCAATATCCCGTATGGGGCGTGCAGTTTCATCCGGAATCAATACTTACTACGGACGGCAAACGCCTGCTTAAAAATTTTATCGGCATGTAA
- the trpE gene encoding anthranilate synthase component I yields MYYPDKKEFIKLSSKGNVIPVYKEIFADFDTPLSAFMKIDDKRHSFLLESVEGAEKISRYSFLSSDPAAVIEAKGGTVRIKKKNGTTIIKSSNPLDEIAGFMKQFSFVEVKGLPRFCGGLVGYIGYDIVRFIEKLPLPRKDDLHVPDLRLMLTDTLLVFDHIRHTIKIVSNAFIPASSKAPASDFYDKSVSKIEVLARRLRAPFKNNFSSMDKPAPAAEISSNISKSDFKKSVLKAKEYIRSGDIIQVVLSQRFQAEYDKNPINLYRALRSINPSPYMFYLSFKDFKLIGSSPEIMVRKENAIARVRPIAGTRPRGRDEKQDAEFEKSLLRDKKENAEHLMLVDLGRNDLGRVCRPGSVRVNDFMVIEKYSHVMHIVSDCSGVLLPPADMTRLLRASFPAGTVTGAPKIRAMQIINELEGAKRGPYAGCVGYLSFSGNLDVCITIRTILLQGSKAYVQVGAGIVADSIPEKEYQETVNKAKAMFKAISMANT; encoded by the coding sequence GTGTATTATCCTGATAAGAAAGAATTCATAAAATTATCAAGCAAGGGAAATGTCATTCCCGTTTATAAGGAGATCTTTGCCGATTTTGATACTCCGCTTTCGGCGTTTATGAAAATAGACGATAAGAGGCATTCTTTTCTGCTTGAATCTGTTGAAGGCGCGGAAAAGATAAGCAGGTATTCTTTTTTAAGCAGTGATCCTGCCGCGGTTATTGAGGCGAAAGGCGGCACGGTCAGGATAAAGAAAAAAAATGGAACCACTATTATCAAAAGCTCTAATCCTCTTGATGAGATAGCCGGGTTTATGAAACAATTTAGCTTTGTTGAGGTCAAGGGCCTGCCGAGATTTTGCGGAGGCCTTGTAGGTTATATCGGATATGATATTGTCAGGTTTATAGAAAAATTACCCTTACCGCGCAAGGATGATCTTCATGTCCCTGACCTTAGGCTTATGCTTACCGATACACTGCTCGTGTTTGACCATATAAGGCATACGATAAAAATCGTCTCCAACGCCTTTATTCCGGCATCTTCTAAGGCTCCGGCTTCGGATTTTTATGATAAATCGGTTTCAAAGATAGAAGTTTTGGCGCGCAGATTGCGCGCGCCTTTTAAGAATAATTTTAGCTCTATGGACAAACCCGCTCCCGCGGCAGAAATCAGCTCAAATATATCAAAGTCTGATTTTAAAAAGAGCGTATTAAAGGCAAAAGAATATATACGTTCAGGAGATATCATACAGGTTGTGTTATCGCAGAGGTTTCAGGCCGAGTACGACAAAAATCCTATAAACCTTTATAGGGCATTGAGGTCTATTAATCCGTCGCCTTATATGTTCTATCTGTCTTTTAAGGACTTCAAGCTTATAGGTTCATCCCCGGAGATAATGGTGCGCAAAGAAAACGCCATCGCGCGGGTGCGGCCTATAGCCGGGACACGGCCCAGGGGCAGGGATGAAAAGCAGGATGCCGAATTTGAAAAAAGCCTGTTGCGTGACAAGAAAGAGAATGCCGAACACCTTATGCTTGTTGACCTGGGCAGGAATGATTTAGGCCGCGTATGCCGGCCGGGCAGTGTGCGGGTAAATGATTTTATGGTAATTGAAAAATATTCCCATGTAATGCATATAGTAAGCGACTGCTCGGGCGTATTATTGCCGCCCGCCGATATGACACGGCTTTTAAGGGCTTCATTTCCGGCAGGCACGGTGACGGGCGCGCCAAAAATACGCGCCATGCAGATTATTAATGAGCTTGAAGGGGCAAAGAGAGGCCCTTATGCCGGCTGTGTCGGCTATCTTTCGTTTTCCGGAAATCTTGATGTTTGCATTACAATACGGACTATTTTGCTTCAGGGCTCAAAGGCCTATGTTCAAGTCGGGGCCGGTATTGTTGCTGATTCTATTCCGGAAAAAGAATACCAGGAGACTGTTAATAAGGCTAAGGCCATGTTTAAGGCTATATCAATGGCTAATACATAA
- the hisI gene encoding phosphoribosyl-AMP cyclohydrolase, which translates to MNWTGRLKFKDGLIPVITQDNTTGQVLMLAYMNRQALLKTLKTKKCHYYSRSRKKLWFKGESSGHIQKVRSIMPDCDMDCLLIKVEQTGGACHTGHMSCFYRKARGARLCFTEKRVFDPKKVY; encoded by the coding sequence ATGAATTGGACAGGCAGGTTGAAATTTAAGGATGGATTGATCCCTGTTATAACACAGGACAATACTACAGGCCAGGTGCTGATGCTGGCATATATGAATAGGCAGGCGCTTTTAAAAACCTTAAAGACAAAAAAGTGCCATTATTACAGCCGCTCAAGAAAAAAACTTTGGTTCAAAGGGGAATCTTCAGGCCATATCCAGAAGGTCAGGTCAATTATGCCTGACTGCGACATGGACTGCTTGCTTATAAAAGTAGAACAAACAGGCGGGGCGTGCCATACGGGGCATATGAGTTGTTTTTACAGGAAGGCAAGGGGCGCGCGGTTGTGCTTTACGGAAAAGAGGGTCTTTGACCCAAAAAAGGTGTATTAA
- the hisF gene encoding imidazole glycerol phosphate synthase subunit HisF — MLTKRIIPCLDVKDGRVVKGVKFVGLKDAGDPAEIALAYDKEGADEIVFLDITASYEQRPIIIDVVRRTARDVFMPLTVGGGINDLDTIERLLKAGADKVSINTMAVKEPDFVTRAAKRFGSQCIVVAIDAKRDGGGWQVYTHGGRTPARKDVLQWARDVQKMGAGEILLTSMDCDGMKNGYDIDLTRSVSEAVSIPVIASGGAGKLQHLYEALAKGKADAVLAASIFHFKEFTIMQAKRYLSEKGVSVRL, encoded by the coding sequence ATGCTGACTAAAAGGATCATACCCTGCCTTGACGTAAAAGACGGCCGGGTTGTAAAGGGTGTGAAATTTGTGGGCTTAAAAGACGCCGGTGATCCGGCTGAAATTGCCTTAGCATATGATAAAGAAGGCGCTGATGAGATCGTTTTTCTTGACATAACCGCCAGTTACGAACAGAGGCCTATTATTATTGATGTGGTCCGGCGCACGGCAAGGGATGTTTTTATGCCATTGACTGTTGGCGGCGGCATAAATGACCTTGATACCATAGAAAGGCTTTTAAAGGCGGGCGCCGATAAGGTATCAATAAACACCATGGCCGTAAAAGAGCCTGACTTTGTCACGCGCGCGGCAAAGCGCTTTGGCAGTCAGTGCATTGTTGTCGCTATTGACGCCAAAAGAGACGGAGGCGGCTGGCAGGTGTATACGCATGGAGGAAGAACGCCGGCGCGAAAAGACGTTCTTCAGTGGGCCAGAGATGTCCAGAAAATGGGCGCGGGAGAAATTCTTCTTACGAGCATGGATTGCGACGGCATGAAAAACGGTTATGATATTGATCTTACAAGGTCGGTTTCCGAAGCGGTGAGCATACCCGTTATAGCTTCAGGCGGTGCCGGAAAGCTCCAACATTTATACGAGGCCCTGGCAAAGGGCAAAGCTGACGCGGTATTGGCGGCAAGCATTTTTCATTTCAAGGAATTTACCATTATGCAGGCTAAACGGTATTTGAGCGAAAAAGGAGTGAGTGTAAGGCTATGA
- a CDS encoding HisA/HisF-related TIM barrel protein: MLIIPAIDIISGQVVRLTQGDYKRRTYYSSDPVKTARSFKLAGAGMIHIVDLDGAREGRPINLAVVKSILDDKDINLPLQFGGGIRSRDDIARLLDMGVSRVILGTKAALDLSFTEGIIREYGRRIAISIDSLGPDVMASGWVEGVSKTPFELGREMAAMGAMTIIFTNIKADGTLQGMDKGWFSGLVQSAAPSDVILAGGVSCLDDIKMLIEFSHYQANLRGVITGKAVYEARLDLAQAVRLAEEDKNAD; this comes from the coding sequence ATGCTGATAATACCGGCTATTGATATAATAAGCGGTCAGGTTGTGAGGCTGACGCAAGGTGATTATAAAAGGCGCACGTATTATTCAAGCGATCCTGTAAAGACAGCCAGAAGTTTCAAGCTTGCGGGAGCAGGGATGATCCATATTGTGGATTTAGACGGCGCCCGGGAAGGCCGGCCGATTAACCTTGCTGTTGTAAAATCTATACTAGACGATAAAGATATCAACCTGCCCCTGCAATTTGGCGGCGGGATAAGAAGCCGTGATGATATTGCCAGGCTCCTTGATATGGGTGTATCAAGGGTTATCCTCGGCACCAAGGCCGCTCTTGATTTAAGCTTTACGGAAGGTATTATTCGTGAATATGGCAGGCGTATTGCCATAAGCATTGATTCTCTCGGCCCGGATGTGATGGCTTCAGGCTGGGTTGAAGGAGTTTCAAAGACTCCTTTTGAGCTCGGCAGGGAGATGGCCGCTATGGGAGCAATGACTATAATCTTTACAAACATAAAGGCTGACGGAACATTACAGGGTATGGACAAAGGCTGGTTTAGCGGCCTGGTCCAATCGGCCGCGCCCTCTGATGTTATCCTTGCCGGAGGAGTTTCATGCCTTGATGATATTAAGATGCTTATAGAGTTCTCTCATTATCAGGCAAATTTACGAGGCGTAATTACCGGCAAGGCTGTTTATGAGGCGAGGCTTGACCTGGCCCAGGCCGTCAGATTAGCAGAGGAAGATAAAAATGCTGACTAA
- the hisH gene encoding imidazole glycerol phosphate synthase subunit HisH: MVIVIDYGMGNLASVVNAVWRYTRDVLISSDPDDIIKADKLILPGVGAFEDALREIEARGQRSNILKFAASGRPFLGICLGMQLLFTRSCEGGNHPGLDIIKGDVLPFTPSFGLKIPHMGWNRVSGPGLAECPLFKGVPNNAYMYFVHSYYAVPEDGRFCAGFTDYGGKFCSMVCKENIYAVQFHPEKSQGQGLKIIENFVRL, from the coding sequence ATGGTCATTGTCATTGATTACGGTATGGGTAATCTTGCCTCTGTCGTCAACGCGGTTTGGCGTTATACACGGGATGTTTTAATAAGCAGTGACCCTGATGATATAATCAAGGCGGACAAGCTTATACTGCCGGGCGTAGGCGCTTTTGAGGATGCCTTGCGTGAAATAGAGGCCAGAGGCCAGCGGTCAAATATTCTGAAATTTGCCGCTTCAGGAAGGCCTTTTCTGGGTATATGCCTGGGTATGCAGCTTCTTTTTACAAGAAGCTGCGAGGGCGGTAATCACCCTGGCCTTGATATAATAAAAGGTGATGTCCTGCCGTTTACCCCTTCTTTCGGGTTGAAAATACCGCATATGGGCTGGAACAGGGTAAGCGGCCCGGGATTGGCCGAATGCCCTTTGTTTAAAGGCGTACCCAATAATGCCTATATGTATTTTGTGCATTCATATTATGCCGTGCCCGAAGACGGCAGATTTTGCGCCGGATTTACGGATTACGGCGGAAAATTTTGTTCAATGGTATGTAAAGAAAATATATACGCCGTGCAATTTCACCCTGAAAAAAGCCAGGGGCAAGGTTTAAAAATAATTGAGAATTTTGTGAGATTGTGA
- a CDS encoding imidazoleglycerol-phosphate dehydratase produces the protein MKKRTALLNRNTTETNITGSLNIDGVGKASISTGIGLLDHMLELFAFHGLFDLEIKAKGDLHIDMHHTNEDIGIELGKAFKKALLDMKGIRRFGFASVPMEKVLANVTVDISGRGLYERKENAGAGPCPEDERGYSLKDADHFFESFAGHMGVNLIISIEPMARDLHATLEPVFKALGVALDQATQIDARKKGIPSTKGIID, from the coding sequence ATGAAAAAAAGAACAGCTTTATTAAACCGTAATACCACGGAAACAAATATCACCGGTAGTTTAAATATAGACGGTGTTGGCAAGGCTTCTATCAGCACAGGCATCGGCCTTCTGGATCACATGCTTGAGCTCTTTGCCTTTCATGGGTTATTTGATCTGGAGATCAAGGCGAAGGGGGACTTGCATATTGATATGCACCACACCAATGAGGACATAGGCATTGAATTAGGCAAGGCCTTTAAAAAAGCCCTTTTAGACATGAAGGGTATACGCAGGTTTGGTTTTGCTTCTGTTCCCATGGAAAAAGTCCTGGCTAATGTTACTGTTGATATCAGCGGAAGGGGATTATACGAGCGCAAAGAAAATGCCGGCGCGGGCCCTTGTCCGGAGGATGAAAGAGGCTATTCGCTTAAAGACGCTGATCATTTTTTTGAGAGTTTTGCCGGCCACATGGGCGTTAACCTTATTATAAGCATTGAACCGATGGCGCGGGATCTGCACGCGACATTAGAGCCTGTGTTTAAGGCGCTGGGCGTGGCGTTAGATCAGGCGACCCAGATAGACGCGCGTAAAAAAGGCATACCCTCCACAAAAGGGATAATAGACTAA
- the hisD gene encoding histidinol dehydrogenase encodes MRVLKPNSKELLKIYGRGLDIRQNVRRKVANIIEDVRLGGDDSLVKYTKRFDGVKLNSRQLKVGPGETNGAYQDMDPALVSSFKVAIENINQFYKRQIKKSWKIKHQDGIMLGEKITPLENVGIYIPAGTAPLISTVYMTVIPARIAGVKRIVIVTPPNQHASVHPFILVMANLLGVNEVYKVGGAQAIAALAFGTKTIPKVDKIVGPGNLYVSEAKRQVFGYVDIDMLAGPSEVVIIADDSACPEHIAADMAAQAEHFMGMSILITKSKKLVNLMRQQQSKGYIIAVKNLKQAAEISNRIAPEHLQLMVKDPAKLLKLVTNAGCVLLGEYSPTALSDYIAGPSHVLPTGGSAKFFSGLSIWDFIKGIHVVSYSKKALELVKPDIEKIASLEGLNRHIESIQKRFA; translated from the coding sequence ATGAGGGTTTTAAAGCCTAACAGCAAAGAGCTTTTAAAAATATACGGCAGGGGCCTTGATATCAGGCAAAATGTGCGCAGAAAGGTCGCGAACATCATAGAGGATGTCAGGCTCGGCGGAGACGATTCTCTCGTCAAGTATACGAAGCGTTTTGACGGCGTTAAGCTTAATTCCCGACAGCTTAAGGTCGGCCCGGGCGAGACGAATGGCGCCTATCAGGATATGGACCCCGCCTTGGTGAGCAGTTTTAAGGTCGCTATTGAAAACATCAACCAGTTCTATAAAAGGCAGATTAAAAAATCCTGGAAGATCAAGCATCAGGACGGAATAATGCTCGGCGAAAAGATTACGCCGCTTGAAAATGTAGGCATATATATACCGGCAGGCACAGCGCCTCTTATATCCACTGTTTATATGACGGTTATTCCTGCCAGGATAGCCGGGGTCAAAAGGATAGTTATTGTTACTCCGCCGAACCAGCATGCCAGCGTGCATCCGTTTATACTTGTAATGGCAAATTTGTTAGGAGTAAATGAAGTTTATAAGGTAGGCGGCGCCCAGGCTATCGCGGCACTTGCCTTTGGCACCAAAACCATACCAAAGGTGGATAAGATAGTAGGCCCGGGTAATCTTTATGTCAGTGAGGCGAAGAGGCAGGTATTCGGTTATGTTGATATTGATATGCTTGCCGGCCCCAGCGAGGTTGTGATAATCGCCGATGACAGCGCCTGCCCTGAACATATCGCCGCGGACATGGCGGCCCAGGCAGAACATTTTATGGGGATGTCTATACTGATAACAAAATCAAAAAAACTCGTCAATCTCATGAGGCAGCAGCAGTCCAAGGGTTATATAATTGCCGTGAAAAATTTAAAGCAGGCGGCCGAGATCTCAAACAGAATAGCGCCGGAGCATCTACAGCTTATGGTAAAAGACCCGGCCAAGCTTCTCAAGCTTGTCACTAATGCCGGCTGTGTCTTGTTGGGGGAATATTCCCCCACTGCTTTAAGCGATTACATAGCAGGGCCCAGCCACGTCTTGCCTACAGGCGGCAGCGCTAAGTTTTTTTCAGGTCTTAGCATATGGGACTTTATCAAGGGTATCCATGTAGTCTCTTATTCAAAAAAAGCCCTTGAACTCGTTAAACCTGATATAGAAAAGATAGCCTCGCTTGAAGGCCTGAACAGGCATATAGAATCCATACAGAAAAGATTTGCCTGA
- the alaS gene encoding alanine--tRNA ligase — protein MKHTRIRGEYLDFFKGKGHRIVPSDSLVPAGDPSLLFTSAGMTQFKNEFMGNVKDFTRAASCQKCMRTADLDNVGRTCYHHSFFEMLGNFSFGDYFKKEAIAWAWEFLTVNLRLDPASLWASVYEEDEESYFIWQDMIKIPGERIVKLGQKDNFWPSEAKDKGPNGPCGPCSEIYYDYGPRSGCGRPDCTPACSCGRFVEIWNLVFTQYNRKDSGLLEPLPNKNIDTGMGLERLCAVMQGVKNNFETDLFVPIIEAIKKELDIAPAGGSVSRIHAVADHARAAVFAIADGITPSNEDRGYVIRNILRRALLHAIELGAKEPVLYKLIYSVSKVMQEPYPELSKKHQDIAGIVRLEEEKFFSTLKKGRSVLDAMIKEAQESGRAMLSGEDAFRLFDTHGLPFAVTKQLCHGRGFSVDEDAFNGLMRVQREQSRQHSNISSSVFLDTGIKEKTEFIGYDKCRSKAKVLRIMSPDGDEIHSADSSLSKAQVILDQSVFYPQQGGQEPDKGRLFSKAFEAEVFFARKVQGYIVLDIKVLSGRVSRADIVESEVNVERRMDIARNHTATHLLQAALRCVLGSHVQQQGSMVDADRLRFDFTHFKAMTPGELQKAEAMVNEYINGANAVAVEEMTIEQARATGALAFFGDKYGQKVRVVKAGNASLEFCAGTHLGNTSDIALFRIVKEGSAASGIRRIEAVTAQYAMRWQEDQARGLAVQQKAFQDKQEKKKLEKDMLKKSEGEVDLIIESAEEMKGIRVIIKCLNGRNMDALKRISDIIRNRLEKGYIIFLAAPDDLKIPVYLCISKDLAAKGFDASNILNTILVSFSGSGGGRQEAAQGGVKGLKDAGMLLSRAKEVLAKQLGETV, from the coding sequence ATGAAGCATACCCGGATACGCGGTGAATACTTGGATTTTTTTAAGGGCAAAGGGCACAGGATAGTCCCCAGCGATTCCCTTGTCCCTGCCGGAGACCCAAGCCTGCTTTTTACAAGCGCGGGCATGACGCAGTTTAAAAACGAGTTCATGGGTAATGTAAAGGATTTTACCCGTGCCGCAAGTTGTCAAAAATGTATGCGTACCGCCGACCTTGATAATGTGGGCAGGACCTGTTATCATCATAGTTTTTTTGAGATGCTTGGCAATTTTTCTTTCGGGGATTACTTTAAAAAAGAGGCCATTGCCTGGGCATGGGAATTTCTTACGGTTAATTTACGCCTTGATCCGGCCAGTCTCTGGGCCTCTGTTTACGAAGAAGATGAAGAGTCTTATTTTATATGGCAGGATATGATTAAGATTCCCGGCGAGCGGATTGTCAAGCTCGGTCAGAAAGATAATTTCTGGCCTTCAGAGGCCAAAGATAAAGGGCCTAACGGCCCCTGCGGGCCCTGTTCGGAAATTTATTATGATTATGGCCCGCGTTCCGGCTGCGGCAGGCCTGATTGCACCCCCGCATGCTCTTGCGGGCGTTTTGTGGAGATATGGAATTTAGTGTTTACCCAATATAACAGAAAGGATTCAGGTTTATTGGAGCCTTTGCCTAATAAAAACATTGACACAGGCATGGGCCTGGAGCGCCTCTGCGCGGTGATGCAGGGCGTAAAAAATAATTTTGAAACAGACCTGTTTGTTCCCATCATAGAAGCGATAAAAAAAGAGCTTGATATAGCGCCCGCAGGAGGCAGTGTTTCCAGGATACATGCTGTTGCCGATCACGCGCGCGCGGCGGTTTTTGCCATTGCGGACGGGATAACGCCTTCTAATGAAGATAGAGGTTATGTTATAAGAAATATACTGCGCAGGGCTTTATTGCACGCTATTGAATTAGGCGCGAAGGAGCCTGTTTTATATAAACTTATTTATTCCGTTTCAAAGGTCATGCAAGAGCCCTATCCTGAGTTGTCAAAAAAACACCAGGATATTGCCGGCATCGTGAGGCTTGAGGAGGAAAAATTTTTTAGCACATTAAAAAAAGGCAGATCGGTCCTGGATGCCATGATAAAAGAGGCGCAAGAATCCGGCAGGGCAATGCTTTCGGGCGAAGATGCTTTTCGCCTGTTTGATACCCATGGCCTGCCTTTCGCGGTTACCAAACAGCTTTGCCATGGCCGGGGCTTTAGCGTTGATGAGGACGCCTTCAACGGCTTAATGCGCGTCCAAAGAGAGCAGTCCAGACAGCACAGCAATATCAGCAGTTCGGTTTTTTTAGACACTGGTATAAAGGAAAAAACAGAATTTATCGGTTATGATAAATGCCGCTCAAAGGCTAAGGTCTTGCGTATTATGTCGCCCGACGGCGACGAGATTCATTCTGCCGACAGCAGTTTATCTAAGGCGCAGGTCATATTAGACCAATCGGTTTTTTATCCTCAACAGGGAGGCCAGGAGCCTGATAAAGGCAGGCTTTTTTCAAAGGCTTTTGAAGCCGAAGTTTTTTTTGCCAGAAAAGTACAAGGTTATATCGTCCTTGATATAAAGGTCCTGTCCGGCCGTGTAAGCCGGGCTGATATTGTTGAATCTGAAGTCAATGTTGAAAGGCGTATGGATATTGCCAGAAATCATACGGCGACACATTTACTGCAGGCCGCTTTGCGTTGTGTGCTTGGTTCTCACGTCCAGCAGCAAGGGTCTATGGTGGATGCCGACAGGTTAAGGTTTGATTTTACTCATTTCAAGGCCATGACGCCCGGCGAATTACAAAAAGCGGAGGCCATGGTCAATGAATACATTAACGGCGCAAACGCTGTGGCGGTTGAAGAGATGACGATTGAACAGGCCAGGGCCACTGGCGCATTGGCTTTTTTTGGCGATAAATATGGCCAAAAAGTAAGAGTAGTTAAGGCAGGGAATGCAAGCCTTGAGTTTTGCGCGGGCACGCATCTTGGCAATACTTCCGATATCGCCTTGTTCAGGATAGTAAAAGAAGGCTCTGCCGCTTCAGGCATAAGGAGGATAGAAGCTGTGACCGCGCAGTATGCCATGCGGTGGCAGGAAGACCAGGCTCGCGGCCTGGCCGTACAGCAGAAGGCGTTTCAGGATAAGCAAGAGAAAAAAAAGCTTGAAAAAGACATGTTGAAAAAATCCGAAGGCGAAGTTGATCTTATTATTGAATCTGCCGAAGAGATGAAGGGTATCAGAGTTATTATTAAGTGCCTGAATGGCCGCAATATGGATGCTTTAAAAAGGATTTCTGATATAATAAGAAACAGGCTTGAGAAAGGCTATATTATATTTCTTGCCGCGCCGGATGATTTGAAGATACCGGTATATCTTTGTATAAGCAAAGACCTCGCGGCAAAAGGATTTGATGCCTCAAACATTCTTAATACAATATTGGTTTCTTTTTCAGGTTCAGGCGGCGGCAGGCAGGAAGCGGCCCAGGGAGGGGTTAAAGGCTTGAAAGATGCCGGTATGCTTCTATCCAGAGCGAAAGAGGTGCTTGCTAAACAATTAGGGGAAACAGTATGA
- a CDS encoding regulatory protein RecX yields MKIDVFDRARLYAVSLLNYRPRTEAEIRQKLKKKGFPAHVINSLVADFKEKSLIDDKKFSMLWTRSRLQGQGHSFRKIKRELLLKGVDRQLIDNTAVGLKQEFSEMEIALKLSANRMASFKGIDAGKAKRRLYSYLMRRGFSNSIVFEVINEAYPDTR; encoded by the coding sequence ATGAAGATAGATGTTTTTGACAGGGCAAGGCTTTATGCTGTAAGCCTTCTGAATTATCGGCCTCGCACCGAAGCGGAGATCAGGCAAAAGCTTAAGAAAAAGGGTTTTCCCGCGCATGTGATAAACAGCCTTGTCGCGGATTTTAAGGAAAAATCTCTGATAGACGATAAAAAATTTTCTATGCTATGGACACGGTCAAGGCTCCAGGGCCAGGGGCATAGTTTTCGTAAAATTAAAAGAGAGCTTTTGTTGAAGGGGGTTGACAGGCAGCTAATTGACAATACGGCTGTAGGCCTTAAGCAGGAGTTTAGCGAAATGGAGATAGCGCTTAAACTTTCGGCGAATAGAATGGCTAGTTTTAAAGGTATAGATGCCGGTAAAGCAAAAAGGCGCCTGTATTCTTATCTTATGAGGCGCGGTTTTTCAAACAGTATTGTTTTTGAGGTTATAAATGAAGCATACCCGGATACGCGGTGA
- the recA gene encoding recombinase RecA → MVKVEKQKSAQAPAEEGSQNTEKERAKALELAVSQIEKQFGKGSIMKLDKNIKAAVQVIPTGAVSLDIALGVGGVPRGRVIEIFGPESSGKTTLTLSIIAQVQKRAGVAAFIDAENAFDSSYASKIGVNLDDLLISQPDDGEQALEITETLVRSNAVDVIVIDSVAALVPRAEIEGAMGQAQVGLQARLMSQALRKLSGAINKSKTCVIFINQIREKIGVMFGNPETTPGGRALKFYASVRIDVRRKEYIKTGDVVTGSLVKAKVVKNKVAAPFRSAEFDIIYTEGISKEASLLDVGVSFDIIKKQGAWFSFNDTKIGQGRESARLYLKENPKIVSEIEKRVRESAAKS, encoded by the coding sequence ATGGTGAAGGTAGAGAAGCAGAAAAGTGCTCAAGCGCCCGCTGAAGAAGGCAGTCAAAACACTGAAAAAGAGCGGGCTAAAGCCCTTGAGCTTGCGGTATCACAGATTGAAAAGCAATTTGGCAAGGGTTCTATTATGAAGCTTGATAAAAACATTAAAGCGGCAGTCCAGGTTATACCTACCGGAGCCGTATCTCTTGACATAGCCCTTGGCGTGGGCGGGGTGCCCAGAGGAAGGGTGATAGAAATATTCGGCCCTGAATCAAGCGGCAAGACAACACTTACCTTAAGTATTATAGCGCAGGTCCAGAAAAGAGCGGGTGTCGCGGCATTTATTGACGCTGAAAACGCCTTTGACTCAAGTTATGCCTCAAAGATCGGCGTTAACCTTGACGACCTTCTCATATCACAGCCGGATGACGGTGAGCAGGCGCTTGAAATTACCGAAACGCTTGTCCGTTCCAATGCCGTAGACGTGATAGTCATTGATTCTGTTGCCGCTCTTGTTCCCCGCGCGGAGATAGAAGGCGCCATGGGCCAGGCGCAGGTGGGCTTACAGGCAAGATTGATGAGCCAGGCCTTGCGTAAATTGTCGGGCGCTATTAATAAATCAAAGACCTGTGTTATATTTATCAATCAGATAAGGGAAAAGATAGGCGTTATGTTTGGGAACCCGGAGACAACACCCGGGGGCAGGGCATTGAAGTTCTATGCCTCGGTTAGGATAGATGTCCGGAGGAAAGAATATATCAAGACGGGTGATGTAGTTACCGGAAGCCTTGTAAAGGCCAAGGTTGTTAAGAACAAAGTAGCCGCTCCTTTTAGAAGCGCCGAGTTTGATATTATATACACCGAAGGCATATCAAAAGAGGCAAGCCTTTTGGATGTGGGCGTGTCTTTTGATATTATAAAAAAGCAGGGCGCATGGTTTTCTTTTAACGACACAAAGATAGGCCAGGGCCGGGAAAGCGCGCGCCTGTATTTAAAAGAAAATCCCAAAATTGTTTCCGAGATAGAAAAGAGAGTCAGGGAATCGGCCGCAAAATCCTGA